TTTTATTGAGCCATCTATTTGACTCCGACATTACATACAGTCATGAGCATATTCTGCATATGGGAGCCATTAAAATACGACTATTTATGAAGTCTGTGTTGCACTCTCAAAGCCCCCAAAACCAGGCACTGCAACAATACCCTAATCAAACTGGGTGCCTGGTGCCACTGGTTAAGTAAACTCCTGACGCATCCCCAGCAGAGATGTTCCCCAACTACCACCCAAAGAGAACCACATCACTCTAGGCCAGTTCAACTAGATGGTAAAGTCCCATTACTGGACCTACCCCAGACACTAAAAAGAGAGATGGCCCAGAACACTTCTTGCCCAAAAATAGGAAGGGACTGGGGGGCAAGGATTATATTTGTCAAGAAGGGCGAGacacggggagggggggagtaaaaGAATGCAGCTGAGAATCTTTTTCTGAGCCCCCTTCTACCAGGTACCAATCGATGTGTCTCCTCAAGGTGGAGGAAACAATGACTGACCAGTTTAGCAGAGAGACTTCATTTTGAAAGGTTTTTGATGatgtgtttccttctccttttGGAAGAGGTGACTCTCTATCTCATGTGTTGTTCTGGAAGAAAATCTGGggaattttattttacaaaaattacacacacacacgaatTGCATTTTATGATTATATTTTAACAattgtggcccggattctcagaggacttaccacGGCGTAGcgtcatgtacgccgtcgtaagtccgaatacgagccgtcgtatctattcgcctgattcttagaatcagttacgcatagatttctattacatccgaatggcgtaagtctcttacgccgtcggagcctaactgcatttttacgctggccgctagaggcgtgtaagctgatttatgcgttgaaatatgtaaattagctagatacgcgaattcccgaacgtacgcgtggccgacgcagaaaagatacgccgtttacgttaggcttttcccggcgtaatgttgcccctgctatacaaGGCATAACTgcagcgtaacaatgttaagtatggccgtcgttcccgcgtcgaaatttgaaaaagttacattgtttgcgtaagtcgtccgtgaatggggctggacgtcatttacattcacgtcgaaaccaacgacgtccttgcggcatactttggagcaatgcacactgtgaaattccacggacggcgcatacgccattcgggaaaaacgtcaatcacatcgggtcgcagtacatttacataaaacacgcccccctgatccaaatttgaattaggcgggcttacgccggccgatttacgctacacagcaacttacggagcaagtgctttgagaatacagcacttgcccgtctaagttgcggcggcgtaacgtaaatcggatacgttacgccgctgcagagatacgccgctggacgagaatctggccctatgtcttttaTTTGCCCAgatgaagatattttttttttacaaaaaaaacttgCTGTGGCATAGCACATTTTTTGGACACCAGCACTGCCCCTGCTGATGCATTGGAGTACTTGCATTCCTAGAAGAGGCAGTAAAGTAGTACATGTACACCAAGAGAAATAAACAAGCATAGCTCATGTACCGTAAAACTGATCTGTCTTGCAAGTTCTCTGGCTTCTGTGTCATCTTGGCTGGATTCTGAACTTAGTGGGAGTAAAGCAGTCTTCATGGTTGATGCGCATGCGTCACAAAAGTACTCCTGAGATCTGTAAATAATACAATGGTCTGTTACAGTGAATGGCCTGCCATTCGATTGCAGCATGGCTGCGAGTCCAGTCAGGGGACTTCTGAAGTGGCATCTGTGTAGCTCCTAGTAGGCCACACAGCAGAAATCGATATAAAGAGTAGAGAGAAAAGTAGAATAGCCTGTAAAAGGATGCCAATACTAAACATTTTGTTATCCTTTAAATCTTCACATGCAATATATAAAGTTTCACTGCAGGAAATTGCTTCCCCCCACCCCTCACAGAACTTCAGGAGATCTCCTTTAACCCCTCtgggcggtattccagagtctgactctgggttacatttttgtgctacgattggtaaccccgagtcagactcgggctcgccacgcagaatccacaggcttagtttacttaccttgtccctggatccagtgatgccaccgcgctgtgtgatcgagtgggtgctcgctcaattcacacagtgcctctgtgtgccgccgatctccgttccctgcgacgttacgagcggagaacggtgccaaattcaaaaaggtaaacaaacaccttacatacagtatactgtaatcttatagattacagtactgtatgtaaaaaatacacccccccccccttgtccctagtggtctgtccagtgtcctgcatgttcttttatataataaaaactgttctttctgcctgcaaactgtagattgtccatagcaaccaaaagtgtccctttatgtcaaaaatggttttagagcagctagaaaacagcgataataaattataatcacttgcagaattgtgcgatatcgatttgtggggaaattcgtcataaaaaaataaaaataatgacaacgacaattctgcaactgagcaaatttcagtgattttgagttgattacattattgaataatttttattataattatattattatttgttataattatttataattatttattatattataattttaaaaaaaaaaaaaattcatacccgggatgcctactagactcttgtttggacagatttaagcaaGTTAttgctaagaattacaggcctacagtataaaacgcagaatttccttgcaaataatggtaccgctttcagcaccttatttctgaaataatcataccgccagggaggttaaatcttCTGGGTTACAAATAGTTAAATCGTATACTGTGTATGCCCCCTGCTGGATCATTTTTGCCATTTACTTCACTATACTTCGGGTGCTACGTCAGCAGACTTGCAGCTATCCTACACACAACCTGCACTGTCCGCCCTTCCTCTTACTTGTCCATTCTAAGAACGCTTTGTATTTTGCAAATCAGTTCTGTGATTGGACAAGCGTTCTGTGATTGGGTAAAGAGAGAGGATGCAGTGAACAAACAGGACAGCTGCTGTGAAGGAGAGTCGCAAGTCTCCTGTCAGAGTGCTGGAAAATTAGCGAAGACTATACTATTGGTGTTACACGTACATGTACATTTTGAATCACAGGCAGCGATCTGGAAGGTGGCGTACAACACTTGAGATTTAGCTTTTTGCAagtaagcaatttttttttttttacgtttttttcctgGAGTGCTTCTTGAACAAAACTGGGAGGTTGAGATACAACTGCTgaaaggtgagaaaaaaaaatccatatttctCACACTGATAGGCTTTATACAGAACACAGCCGGAACTTACTTTTTGGCAAGTGCTTTTCTTTCTTCAGGTGTGTAATCCAGAGAACCTATGGCACCTTCACCTTTGGTGGGCATGAACCCAATTATAGCCAACAATGCAGTTCGTACTGAAAAGTTTAAAATAAACATGGTTAGGGTGAGTTTCAATTAAGcagtacagaaaaaaagaaaatccttcTCTGAGTGCTGGCTTCAAGACAAACAAGAACCTGAAGTACAAACTGTTGAGTAATGATCCCAGCAGGGAACACTTTATGGAACTCATAACATTTTCTTGCTACTACTGATAGAGGAAATCAACTTGTAATATCTCCAACACTTATTAGAGATATTCGAGATAGAGATGGGTAAGCACCAAAAGGTGAGTGATGAGAAAATACATCCTGTGGGGCCTaaccagataaaaaaaacacacacacacacacacaacaatagTGATTGGTTGTTGGGTACTAGctttctaaaacatctgggggcagatccacgtacctttgtgccgggcgcagcgtatctaagatacactacgtcgccgtaacttatttattttatttcgaatcctcaaagaattagcgccgtaagttacggcggcgtagtgtatctctggcggcgtaagggcgcggaattcaaatggatgtaatggaggcgtgttttatgtaaatactttGTGGCCCGACGtaaacaccgttttttttttaactgcgcatgcgccgtccgtgggggtatcccagtgcgcatgctcgaaattaaaccggaaccagccaatgcttacgacggtgacgtcattctatgcaaattcctattcgcgaacgacttacgcaaacgacgtaaaaaattcaaaattggacgcgggaacgacggccatacttaacattgagtacgcctcataatagcagctttaactatacgccggaaaaagccgaacgcaaacgacgtaaaaacaatgtgccggccggacggacgttcgtggatcgccgtaaatagctagtttgcatactcgacgcagaatttgacgtaaacaccacctagcggccgccgaaaaattgcagcttagatccaatGGCATCTCTAgccgagatgctgtcgtatcttgttttgtggatacaaaacaaagatacgaagcgcaaaattttaaattacgcggcgtatcaagagatacgccagcgtaatttctttgtggatctgccccatattgtTCATGTTGCACAACTGCATAACCTATAAAAAGcctgaatgtgaaaaaaaaaaaaaagaaaagttgcatAATTTAGCATAACATTTTCCTACATTGTTCTTCGCTTACACAAATTTCAGGCAAATTGGGttaagtatgtgtatatatgaacgtgagttagggaccttagattgtaagcaggGGCTGAGGTGAGTGTATAATAAATATGTCAGGCGCTGCGTAAAcagacggcgctatataagtacctgtaataaataaaaataaaataaataatttaagacTGAGTTTGATAAATTATATACTGTGCAACCACTGGAATTTGTGTATCTGGCAGGAGGTCTGTGAGAAGGCATGCTTGAGGGCATTGATTAAGTCATTTCTGCCAGCAATACTGCAGGAAATTCACAGCAGCAATGTCTCCAGGAAAGGCAAGCAGTTCAGCCCTTCCATTTCTCCATATTTAATCATCCAAAAATACTAAGTACTGGTCTCATTTAGGGGGTATAGTTAATTCTCTGTCAGACAAAATGCTTGGTAGGATTATACTATGAAAGTAAAGACTAGATCACTGTCACTAGATGAAATTGCGCCTGTTAAGTTGATAAAAAGAGGTACTTACTGCTCCAGGAAGGCTGCCACGTTTCGGGGTGATGACCAGAAATACTTAGGCATATTTTCTTTCCAACTTCAAACCTACCATTAGCCTGGGAAAATAAAATAAGTTGACAAAACTGTAGAAGAAGGAATGTCTGAATACAGTTAGCTTAAAGTAAAAATTATGCAGTTACCGttaacaaaatgatacttgggggTTTCATGGGATACTCTGGAGGGAGAACAATTCTGCCATGGTAGACACCGCCATCAAAATCTGAATCCGGAGGGCCCCGAACAGTAAAGTGCCATTCAAACAGATTATCCtgcaaaggaaaaaatatatatattaacttATATTGTTGGTGACCACCATTGGTAATAATTTGGGGTCAACAGTTCCCGATCCTGCAAATAAGTACAAAAGGTATACTCTCCCCACTGACACCTAGTAGCATTTAAGTAGAAATATAGGGATGTTACACAGTTTATAAGCACAGGTTTCTACAAAGCTCAGGTTAAAAGTGAATTAAATAAACTTTCTGATTTAGCACAGCCGCAGTTTTTCTTGTACAGTATTTTCGGTTCACTGCCTGGGTTACTTGTTAAAATACCAAGATATGCAGGCACATAGAAGCGCATCAGTTACATAtatgtgtttataaaaaaaacgaaatcagGTAAATTGCTGGAATACATTTATAGGCTggaattttttaattatatatatttatttttgaagaATGAAAACCACTAAATCTAGGGTTACTTCTAGTTCAGACATGAAGAATTAAAAGTGGCTCTAAAGGTAGAGGGTTTTTTACCCGGTTGCATCAAGTTAAAAAAACTTTTGGGTGcagctctcccaggtctctctctAATTGGTTCATaaaagcagcgggagccagtgaACAAATGAAAAGAGAGCAGGAAGTGGGATGGGGCCAAGCTACGCTTGGTGTGTGAATAGACAACATCCATATTCACAGGAGCACGGCTTAGTAGTGAGCCTGCtcaagtgcccccaaagcaagaggTCTGCTATTAGGGGCACTCAGCATAGGCAAGGAGCGAACAGCGCTGGCAGGGGGCCCAAAAAGAAAAGGATTGTGGCTGCTATGtgcaaaccactgcacagagcagttacagtgaggaaaatgagtatttgaacaccctgctattttgcaagttctcccacttggaaatcatggaggggtctgaaattgtcatcgtaggtgcatgtccactgtgagagacataatcaaaaaaaaaaaaattccagaaatcacaatttatgattttttaactatttatttgtatgatacagctgcaaataagtatttgaacacctgtctatcagctagaattctgaccctcaaagacctgttagtctgcctttaaaatgtccacctccactccatttattatcctaaattagatgcacctatttgaggtcattagctgcataaagacacctgtccaccccatacaatcagtaagaatccaactactaacatggccaagaccaaagagctgtccaaagacactagagacaaaattgtacacctccacaaggctggaaagggctacggggaaattgccaagcagcttggtgaaaaaaggtccactgttggagcaatcattagaaaatggaagaagctaaacatgactgtcaatctccctcggactggggctccatgcaaaatctcacctcgtggggtctcaatgatcctaagaaaggtgagaaatcagcccaggactacacgggaggagctggtcaatgacctgaaaagagctgggaccaccgtttccaaggttactgttggtaatacactaagacgtcatggtttgaaatcatgcatggcacggaaggttcccctgcttaaaccagcacatgtcaaggcccgtcttaagtttgccaatgaccatttggatgatccagaggagtcatgggagaaagtcatgtggtcagatgagaccaaaatagaactttttggtcataattccactaaccgtgtttggaggaagaagaatgatgagtaccatcccaagaacaccatccctactgtgaagcatgggggtggtagcatcatgctttgggggtgtttttctgcacatgggacagggcgactgcactgtattaaggagaggatgaccggggccatgtattgcaagattttgggcaacaacctccttccctcagttagagctttgaagatgggtcgaggctgggtcttccaacatgacaatgacccgaagcacacagccagaataaccaaggagtggctctgtaagaagcatatcaaggttctgccgtggcctagccagtctccagacctaaacccaatagagaatctttggagggagctcaaactctgtgtttctcagcgacagcccagaaacctgactgatctagagaagatctgtgtggaggagtgggccaaaatccctcctccagtgtgtgcaaacctggtgaaaaactacaagaaatgtttgaccgctgtaattgcaaacaaaggctactgtaccaaatattaacattgattttctcaggtgttaaaatacttatttgcagctgtatcatacaaataaatagttaaaaaaatcatacattgtgatttctggatttttttttttgattatgtctctcacagtggacatgcacctacgatgacaatttcagacccctccatgatttccaagtgggagaacttgcaaactagcagggtgttcaaatacttattttcatcactgtaagtataacaggtttgttatttaaaacaaatatatttgtACAAAATGATGAGGCAGAATAAGAAACTTTCCTCAATCCATGTTTTTCTCTCCGGTGCCAGCAAGCACAATGCTGCCAAtgtttaattaaaatatatagtTAAAGCAAACTTTGGTGATGTCTGCCCCAGACTAGCCAACCCTGTTTCCCACAGACAAAGAAAGTGTTCTGCTGAAAGTATAAAGCTTAAAAATGTCACCAGAGAACGAGACACGTCCCCCATTGACCTTGCAGACTGGAGTAAATCCTGGTCCAGCATGGTGAAGTGCTCTTTCAACACAGCCACGTTAGAGGCAGCCTATAAGGTTCTCCAACGCTGATACTGGGTCCCAGCCTGCATTGCCAAGTCAATCCCATCCTACAGTGATAGAGGCTTCTGGTGGTGGCGTGGTCAGTGAGGAGATTAAATGTATGGTGGTCCTGCCCCCCCGCCCCGTGGGATTTTGGTCAAGGGTCTTTGGACTCCTATCTACCCTCTTCCACAAGGACCCCAATCTTGCATTGCTCCATTGTCTGATCCCGGGCCTCTTCTCTCGCCAGCAGAAACTAGCCACATGTCTGTTCATCGCAGCTAAGCGCACAATAGCAAGGGCCTGGAAAAAGACAGCTGTATCATTTTTGGAGGTTAAGAACACGGACGACCCTCATTATCCATGAAAAATTTCCAGAATCCTCCACGACTCCCATGCCAAATTTCTTAACGTATGGGCCCTGTGGTGGTCCTATGCATTCTCTTACTTTGCACTCGACCAGTCTAGACATCTCAAACTAACTTGACCCCATTCCCAGCCTGGGggacctttcctttccttttccccacttcccCTTTGCCTCTTCTCTTACTCTATTTCTGGGCCTCTTGCCCGCCACTCTGTTCTCTGCCCCGACGCTCGCAGCTGCTGCCATTGTGtgcgtttgtttttttgttttgtcccaTGCTTAGTTTGGTTTTATTCTCCCCATTACTGCAGACAGTTCTGCTCCCTTTGGGTCTGCAGGCTCAGGCATTTCACATTGAGCCCCGGCCTGATGGTCTTTGTTAGTCTAGAATTTATATCTTATAGCACCTTTTACTTTGTATTTTTGCGTGAACTTCTGTGTTATGCTTTGTGCTTATATCCCCTGCATGGAAATTTGTTATCTGTTATCAGCACCCATGGTTTTGGGGATCCTGGGGAAGTAAGGCAAGGTGAATGTACATATTATAGTAAGCTTGAAACAAACCTAGACATTTTTAACAGAACATATGATGAATAGGTAACAAAGTGTGCACAATAGATAGAGGCAACTAAAGTTGTATGCAAATATTGATTGTTTTCCTAAAAAAGGTTTGGCTCCATACCCTTTTTCTTAATGGGACCCACCGTCACATTAGGGCCAACATGCTATGTCTGGGTTGTGAGAAGGAGTGCAGCCCATTCAGCTTTTACAGGAGAGGAtaagatttattttatattatatataatattatattatattataatataatataccttttgccacatttcaggcttcaaacataaagatataaaactaattttttttgaagaatcaacaacaagtgggacacaatcatgaagtggaacgaaatttattggatatttcaaactttcttaacaaataaaaaactgaaaaattgggcgtgcaaaattattcagcccccttaagttaatactttgtagcgccaccttttgctgcgattacagctgtaagtcgcttggggtatgtctctatcagttttgcacatcgagagactgacatttttgcccattcctccttgcaaaaccgctcgagctcagtgaggttggatggagagcgtttgtgaacagcagttttcagttctttccacagattctcgattggattcaggtctggactttgacttggccattctaacacctggatatgtttatttgtgaaccattccattgtagatgttgctttatgttttggatcattgtcttgttggaagacaaatctccgtcccagtctcaggtcttttgcagactccatcaggttttcgtccagaatggtcctgtatttggctccatccatcttcccatcaattttaaccatcttccctgtccctgttgaagaaaagtaggcccaaaccatgatgctgccaccacgtttcacagtggggatggtgtgttcagggtgatgagctgtgttgcttttacaccaAACATAATATTTTGCATTGttaccaaaaagtttgattttggtttcatctgaccagagcaccttcttccacatgtttggtgtgtctcccaggtggcttgtggcaaactttaaacaacactttttatggatatctttaagaaatggctttcttcttgccactcttccataaaggccagatttgtgcagtatacaactgattgttgtcctatggacagagtctcccacctcagctgtagatctctgcagttcatccagagtgatcatgggcctcttggctccaTCTCTAATCAGTCTTCTCcgtgtatgagctgaaagtttagagggacagccaggtcttcgtagatttgcagtggtctgatactccttccattttaaTATTATCACTTGCACAGTGCAAGCTTGGgaaaagcttgggaaatctttttgtatccaaatccggctttaaacttctccacaacagtatctcggacctgcctggtgtgttccttgttcttcatgatgctctctgcgctttaaacggacctctgagactatgacagtgcaggtgcatttatacggagacttgattacacacaggtggattctatttatcatcattagtcatttaggtcaacattggatcattcagagatcctcactgaacttctggagagagagtttgctgcactgaaagtaaaggggctgaataattttgcacgcccaatttttcagttttctatttgttaaaaaagtttgaaatatccaataaattttgttccacttcatgattgtgtcccacttgttgttgattcttcaaaaaaaattacagttttatatctttatgtttgaagcctgaaatgtggcaaaaggtcgcaaagttcaagggggccgaatactttcgcaaggcactatatattacacacacacaaaaaatgatatatatatatatttatttttttcatattataaaGCTGATCAAATGCTCGGTCTGCCAGGTTTCTGATGGTCTTACTACagtgtgcatttttttatttttattaaaaccagAGAcaagtagggaaggggttaatttagGAGGCAGAGTTGCCAGGGCTCTGAGAACCAATGATAGGTTACTACATAGGTAAACAGCAAGTCAGAGAGAAAAAATGCTGGGCTTTGTTAAAGGATATTGTAGGCGACTGTGCTCTGTTGTGTTGTGCTCTGTTGTATGAATACCTGTTGGGTGGTACAGtcccacctataggtaagtcaTGGTTGGCTTACATGTGAGGTCAGGTCAACCATTTAGGATCAAGTGATTTAAGCGGACAACAAGCCTCGACAGTATCTGAAGTATAGAATAGAGACCACCCCAACCAGGTAGAGAGGAAAGGTTCCATTCAATGTCAACCCCTAACAGGCTATTCAAGTGCATCAAGTTGTTCATGGTTGTTAAGGAAattgtacaaaatataatttggaAAAACATAGCATGCCTTTAAGATGACAAAGCTGGAGATCAGCAAATtaatttatatttcttttttttctgaatagtGAAACCAAGATATAAGTTATAACAAGTTTATAATTGAACAGTATAGCAATAACAGTTCAGTATAAGATTCTTGCAAAGACATACCAAGGAGGATATTTACTCGATGTTCTAACAATCTCAATTTGTATCTGGCACATGCAGAATAACCTCCCACGGCAGTGCTTTTCCCCTGACAATGCCAGATTGTACAATGGACTTAATGACAGCTCAGTTGCATGATGCAATTATTTTGATTCATTCAAGTTTTCCTAGTACACATATCTATGTTGGCTGAAGATAATATGCAATACAATTTATTTCTGTTAATTTGGCATTTTTCCCTATAGAGTTCTTAGATCTGTTATATACATTACTGAGAAAATATAAGTAGCTTTTAGATTGCTTTATTCCCTTTTTAAACATAACCTATATGGTTTTACTGTCTCCTTGTGAAATATTAAGCTTTTTTTAGTAGTatgtacacaatgggggttatttactaaaggcaaatccactttgcactacaagtgcaaactacaagtgcacttggaagtgcagtcgctgtagatccgagggggacatgcaaggaaaataaaaagcagcattttagcttgcacatgattggataataaaatcagcagagcctcccctcatttcagatcttcccctcagatctacagcgactgcacttccaagtgcacttgtagtgcaaagtggatttgcccttcgtaaataacccctaatgtgttaaagcggagttccacccaaaagtggaactttcactttaagcactcctcgcccccttacatgccacatttggcatgtcattttttttgtgggggggcttcattaagagtgggacttcctgtcccacttcctccttccgcctacAGGCCGCCTAGGCtactcctcctctcgccctaggcagccactccctctaggcgatctcctgggatacgcaacaggtcccagaagatcgcctgtccactccgatGGTGCAGTGCAACACGCACATTCGCAGTGTGTGCCCGgacgtgaagctgaaagctgtcatggccgggtgcccagagtggcaatggaggcgccggcagagaggagggtgagaggagcgacgctccaggcagtcgcatcgctggaccgtggaacaggtaagtgtctgtttattaaaagtcagcagctacactttttgtagctgctgacttttaaaaaacataaaaagcctggaactccgctttaaacactgATACACCatattaaaatgcaaaaaaaatcaaaacaatgaTACTGCACCTCTAGTGGTTGAGCATGGTAATGATCTGTAGCGTCCTTCAATTCTGCAGCTTCTTTCATAAGCCGTTTGACCGCTATAAAGAAAGAGAATAAGCTTTATAATTGATACAACCAACAATATGATCTTATTAAGATTGTTAGATGCCAGACAAATCCAAaacaaaaagatttttgtacttataatataatttttttttttaagtctaatgagggacacaggaattcaGGATTTCTTAAACAGCTGGGTTATACTACTGCCTACATGAAAGTTGGgacagtgttaaaaaaataaaaaaataaaaacctgtgtCCAACCATCATGCCTCAGCTTTGTGAGCAAGCAAGTATACAGTGCCAAAAACAGAGGGACCATTGTTGCTAAATGGAGTTCAAGAAAAAGATTTTGAGACAAGTACAAAATTTgttattttctttattaaacaAAACCGCCCTAACTCAAAAGATCAAGGCACTCACATCCCTAATTGGAATTTGGGGTATTTTA
The sequence above is drawn from the Rana temporaria chromosome 4, aRanTem1.1, whole genome shotgun sequence genome and encodes:
- the UBE2J1 gene encoding ubiquitin-conjugating enzyme E2 J1; translation: MEARYNLKSPAVKRLMKEAAELKDATDHYHAQPLEDNLFEWHFTVRGPPDSDFDGGVYHGRIVLPPEYPMKPPSIILLTANGRFEVGKKICLSISGHHPETWQPSWSIRTALLAIIGFMPTKGEGAIGSLDYTPEERKALAKKSQEYFCDACASTMKTALLPLSSESSQDDTEARELARQISFTVNPPGISQAEGSGTIPKPPETEQNTDAVLQAEIHDREAPSGEEEEQPAPTPNVSRSPRQRRAQQRRNPASPGLIPVQQHTGDASNTGSTLLIVLLTLALAVLIFRRIYLANDYIFDYEL